A window from Engraulis encrasicolus isolate BLACKSEA-1 chromosome 11, IST_EnEncr_1.0, whole genome shotgun sequence encodes these proteins:
- the LOC134458797 gene encoding prostaglandin E2 receptor EP4 subtype-like produces MNETKNDCENNTVVLTGPRVPALPVLMFIFGVVGNVIAIVVLRKSRKEKKETTFYTLVCGLAITDLLGTSMASPVTIATYVKGAWPGGEGSGDPLCQYSAFILLFFSLAGLGIICAMSIERYLAINHAYFYNHYVDQRLAGLTLVVIYLSNILFCALPIMGLGQVKRQYPNTWCFIDWQTNDSTHAAFSYMYAGFSSLLILATVICNLMVCGALIMMHKRFMRRTSLGTDHGRIAELRRRRSFGRLAGAEMQMVVLLIATSVVVLICSIPLVVRVFDNQLYRPPTVHCKDKNPDLQAIRIASVNPILDPWIYILLSKTVLLKVVEKIKCLFCRIGGRGRGGVGGGSGRHRHHLGRSGTDFPCTSTGGRHSSVVSRDSPSLVSRELRDMVSTSQTYLCPSDAGGGGGGCGGGTLVRLVPGGMGLSTSPIPSPSPPSSSERLLLQDQRRSVRLGGGGHGPHLGQGSCRTQGGGGGGCCCGGGGAVRAADTHSALSEQAPFRPKQPPLQVIFTDETQNLQERSI; encoded by the exons atgaatgagacAAAAAATGATTGCGAAAATAACACTGTTGTACTCACCGGACCAAGGGTACCAGCCCTGCCGGTGCTCATGTTCATATTCGGCGTGGTGGGGAATGTCATCGCCATCGTGGTACTTCGCAAGTCgagaaaggagaagaaggagacgaCCTTCTACACGCTGGTGTGTGGGCTCGCCATCACCGACCTTTTGGGCACCTCCATGGCGAGCCCGGTGACCATCGCGACATATGTGAAGGGAGCGTGGCCCGGTGGGGAAGGGAGCGGGGACCCGCTGTGCCAGTACTCAGCTTTCATCTTGCTCTTCTTCTCCCTGGCTGGACTGGGGATTATATGTGCCATGTCTATAGAGAGGTACCTCGCAATCAACCACGCGTACTTCTACAACCACTATGTGGACCAACGACTTGCTGGGCTCACGCTGGTGGTCATATACCTGTCGAATATCCTGTTTTGCGCGCTGCCGATCATGGGACTCGGCCAAGTGAAACGCCAGTATCCAAACACCTGGTGCTTCATCGACTGGCAGACCAACGACTCCACGCACGCCGCGTTCTCCTACATGTACGCCGGCTTCAGTTCGCTGCTCATCCTGGCTACGGTGATCTGTAACCTGATGGTGTGTGGAGCGCTGATCATGATGCACAAGCGCTTCATGCGGAGGACTTCTCTGGGTACTGACCACGGGCGCATTGCAGAGCTCCGGCGCAGGCGAAGTTTCGGGCGCCTGGCGGGCGCAGAAATGCAGATGGTAGTTCTGCTCATCGCGACCTCCGTTGTCGTTCTCATTTGTTCCATTCCTTTGGTG GTGCGTGTGTTTGATAACCAGCTGTACCGGCCGCCCACGGTGCACTGCAAGGACAAGAACCCCGACCTGCAGGCCATCCGCATCGCCTCCGTCAACCCCATCCTGGACCCCTGGATCTACATCCTGCTCAGCAAGACCGTCCTGCTGAAGGTGGTGGAGAAGATCAAGTGCCTGTTCTGCCGCATCGGAGGCCGCGGCCGTGGTGGCGTCGGCGGCGGCTCGGGCAGGCACAGGCATCATCTCGGGCGCTCGGGCACGGACTTCCCCTGTACGTCCACCGGAGGACGCCACTCTTCGGTGGTGTCGCGGGACTCTCCGTCGCTGGTGTCGCGGGAGCTGCGCGACATGGTCAGCACCTCGCAGACGTACCTGTGCCCGTCggacgctggtggtggtggtggtggttgcggCGGCGGGACGCTGGTGAGGTTGGTGCCGGGGGGCATGGGCCTGAGCACCAGTCCCATCCCGAGTCCGAGTCCGCCCAGTTCATCGGAGCGGTTGCTGCTCCAGGACCAGAGGAGGTCCGTCAGACTCGGGGGCGGCGGACACGGCCCCCATCTGGGCCAGGGGAGTTGCAGGACGcagggtggcggtggtggtggttgttgttgtggtggtgggggggcagtCAGAGCAGCGGACACCCACAGTGCTCTGTCTGAACAGGCTCCTTTTCGGCCCAAACAGCCCCCCCTGCAGGTCATTTTCACGGACGAGACACAGAACCTGCAGGAGAGGAGCATATGA